The following coding sequences are from one Rutidosis leptorrhynchoides isolate AG116_Rl617_1_P2 chromosome 11, CSIRO_AGI_Rlap_v1, whole genome shotgun sequence window:
- the LOC139876583 gene encoding serine/threonine-protein phosphatase PP2A-2 catalytic subunit-like, whose product MSVELASDTHGNLDEQISQLMQCKPLTESEVRTLCDKAKEILVDESNVQPVKSPVTICGDIHGQFHDLAELFRIGGKCPDTNYLFMGDYVDRGYYSVETVTLLVALKVRYPQRITILRGNHESRQITQVYGFYDECLRKYGNASVWKTFTDLFDYFPLTALVESEIFCLHGGLSPSIETLDNIRNFDRVQEVPHEGPMCDLLWSDPDDRCGWGISPRGAGYTFGQDISEQFNHTNSLKLIARAHQLVMEGFNWGHEQKVVTIFSAPNYCYRCGNMASILEVDDCKGHTFIQFDPAPRRGEPDVTRRTPDYFL is encoded by the exons ATGAGTGTGGAGCTGGCTTCAGATACGCATGGGAATCTAGACGAGCAGATCTCACAGCTCATGCAGTGCAAACCCTTAACCGAATCTGAG GTTAGGACATTATGTGACAAGGCAAAAGAGATATTAGTAGATGAAAGCAATGTTCAG CCAGTAAAAAGCCCAGTCACTATTTGTGGTGACATTCATGGGCAATTTCATGATCTTGCCGAGCTTTTTCGTATTGGAGGAAAG TGCCCGGATACAAATTACTTGTTTATGGGAGATTACGTCGACCGAGGGTATTATTCCGTTGAAACTGTCACT CTCCTGGTGGCTCTGAAAGTACGGTATCCGCAACGAATTACAATATTAAGAGGAAATCATGAAAGTCGACAG ATTACTCAGGTCTATGGATTTTATGATGAATGCCTTCGAAA GTATGGCAATGCTAGTGTTTGGAAAACTTTCACAGATCTGTTTGATTATTTCCCGTTGACTGCATTG GTTGAATCTGAAATATTTTGTCTTCATGGCGGGTTGTCACCTTCTATCGAAACCCTCGATAATATCAGAAACTTTGATCGTGTTCAAGAGGTTCCACATGAAGGTCCCATGTGTGATCTCTTATGGTCTGACCCAGATGACCGTTGTGGTTGGGGTATTTCTCCCCGTGGAGCTGGCTACACCTTTGGCCAA gATATTTCAGAGCAATTTAACCATACGAACAGCCTAAAGCTTATCGCTCGAGCCCATCAACTTGTAATGGAGGGATTCAACTGGGGACAT GAACAAAAAGTGGTCACTATCTTTAGTGCACCAAATTATTGTTATAGGTGTGGGAATATGGCTTCTATTTTGGAAGTTGACGATTGCAAGGGTCACACGTTTATTCAG TTTGATCCTGCACCCAGGAGAGGAGAGCCTGATGTGACCCGAAGAACACCCgattatttcttgtaa